Proteins from a genomic interval of Ndongobacter massiliensis:
- a CDS encoding ABC transporter permease, whose translation MARYLLKRLGIMVITLFFVMLLTFILMHSVEGGPFSREKKLNPRVEAAMNEKYHLNDPLPKQFFDYLGGVLRFDFGPSLKYPGKTVNDFIEKGFPVSAKLGGITILFILLSAIPLGIWAALKNGRWQDAFVMTLATLGVTIPSFVLATILMYFFSYRLEWTPVYGLDKASGYILPVLALGGYSMSFIARLMRSSLLEVMNQDYIRTARAKGLSETGVIFKHALRNSLLPVVTILGPSIAGLLTGSFVIEKIFAIPGMGVYFVDSVSQRDYTAIMGMTIFYATFLIAMILVVDLFYVLIDPRIRLYD comes from the coding sequence ATGGCGCGCTATTTGTTGAAACGGCTGGGAATTATGGTCATTACGCTCTTTTTTGTCATGCTGTTGACATTTATTCTCATGCACTCCGTCGAGGGTGGTCCGTTTTCGCGGGAAAAGAAGTTAAATCCGCGGGTCGAGGCGGCGATGAATGAAAAGTATCATCTGAACGATCCACTTCCTAAACAGTTCTTTGATTACCTGGGGGGCGTACTGCGATTTGATTTCGGACCGTCATTGAAGTACCCGGGAAAGACCGTTAACGATTTTATTGAAAAGGGCTTTCCGGTTTCAGCAAAATTGGGCGGCATCACCATCCTCTTCATTCTTCTTTCCGCGATTCCCTTGGGCATATGGGCGGCATTAAAAAATGGCCGATGGCAGGATGCCTTCGTTATGACATTGGCGACATTGGGTGTGACCATTCCCTCCTTTGTATTAGCGACGATTCTCATGTATTTTTTCTCGTATCGCCTGGAGTGGACGCCCGTTTACGGATTGGATAAGGCAAGCGGGTATATTTTACCCGTGTTGGCGCTTGGCGGGTATTCGATGAGCTTTATCGCGCGGCTGATGCGCAGCAGTTTGCTGGAAGTGATGAATCAGGATTACATACGAACCGCGCGTGCCAAGGGGCTGAGCGAAACAGGGGTGATCTTTAAGCACGCACTACGCAACTCGTTGCTGCCGGTGGTTACGATTTTAGGACCCAGTATTGCAGGTCTCCTGACGGGCAGCTTCGTCATTGAAAAGATTTTTGCCATTCCTGGCATGGGGGTGTACTTCGTGGACAGTGTCTCACAGCGCGACTATACCGCCATTATGGGTATGACAATTTTCTATGCAACTTTTCTCATTGCTATGATTTTAGTCGTGGATTTGTTTTATGTACTCATTGATCCGCGCATTCGCTTGTACGATTAG
- a CDS encoding heavy-metal-associated domain-containing protein: protein MLWNKKESGPRYEIGVEGMHCDHCAAHIAQALRNIPGVESAKVDRKAKKATVHAPKGMESALEKAITDTGYECTGVTYVEE from the coding sequence ATGTTGTGGAATAAAAAAGAGTCAGGTCCGCGTTATGAAATTGGCGTGGAGGGTATGCACTGCGACCATTGTGCGGCGCATATTGCACAGGCGTTGCGGAATATCCCGGGGGTGGAATCCGCAAAGGTAGATCGGAAAGCCAAAAAGGCGACCGTGCACGCACCGAAGGGGATGGAATCGGCGCTGGAAAAGGCGATTACGGACACCGGCTATGAATGCACGGGCGTCACCTATGTGGAAGAATAA
- a CDS encoding DUF951 domain-containing protein, whose translation MHYSVGNHVTLKKGHPCGTNEWCIQRTGVEIKLLCCGCGRVIWLKRPAFEKQVRTVRLENGTWRSLRADIAHQ comes from the coding sequence ATGCACTATAGCGTCGGAAATCATGTGACACTGAAAAAGGGTCATCCCTGCGGCACCAACGAATGGTGTATTCAACGCACGGGGGTCGAGATCAAACTGCTTTGTTGCGGCTGCGGGCGGGTGATTTGGCTGAAACGCCCCGCTTTTGAAAAACAGGTGCGAACTGTTCGCCTGGAAAATGGAACATGGCGCTCATTACGAGCAGATATCGCACACCAATGA
- a CDS encoding mechanosensitive ion channel family protein — MYTFGQVIGELQQNTPWLYQLLVTIFIIGLFLVALFVVRRFLEHIGNVRLSSVSPRKKKTVLGALYRVTRVILLILALSFILETWGVRTGSFLATAGIGGIALAFGAQSIVADVITGSFILLEDQFDVGDYVKIGDIEGNVETIGLRRTTVRAYSGALHSIPNSKIQIVSNFQRRANRADASIEVPNTFPLAKLLPLIEKCSAACRETGLFTMPPYFIGVEAVNRFSYRVLIGAESKPDDRWAGARHIRQDLLQRLRDAGAYDEGSAPDKDAVLFEAAQQGN, encoded by the coding sequence ATGTACACATTCGGACAAGTGATTGGGGAATTGCAACAGAATACGCCTTGGCTGTATCAGCTGTTGGTAACGATCTTTATCATCGGCCTCTTTTTGGTCGCTCTTTTTGTGGTGCGGCGTTTTTTGGAGCACATCGGAAATGTGCGGCTGTCCAGCGTATCGCCGCGGAAGAAAAAAACGGTGCTGGGTGCGCTTTACCGCGTTACCCGGGTGATCCTTTTGATCCTTGCGTTGAGTTTCATTTTAGAAACCTGGGGCGTGCGGACGGGATCTTTTCTTGCCACCGCCGGCATCGGCGGCATTGCCTTGGCTTTCGGCGCACAGTCCATCGTCGCCGATGTCATTACCGGCAGTTTTATTTTGCTGGAAGATCAGTTTGACGTCGGGGATTATGTGAAAATCGGCGATATTGAGGGCAATGTGGAAACGATCGGATTGCGGCGGACAACGGTGCGCGCCTACTCGGGCGCATTGCACTCCATCCCCAATTCCAAGATTCAAATTGTTTCCAATTTTCAGCGGCGGGCAAATCGCGCCGATGCAAGCATCGAGGTGCCAAATACCTTTCCCTTGGCGAAGCTGCTGCCGCTCATTGAAAAATGCAGCGCCGCGTGTCGGGAAACCGGACTGTTTACGATGCCCCCTTATTTTATCGGAGTGGAGGCGGTGAATCGCTTTTCCTACCGCGTTCTGATTGGGGCGGAGAGTAAGCCGGATGATCGTTGGGCGGGCGCACGGCACATTCGACAGGATTTGCTGCAGCGCCTGCGGGACGCCGGCGCGTATGACGAAGGCAGCGCGCCGGATAAGGACGCCGTTTTGTTCGAAGCGGCGCAGCAGGGAAATTGA
- the rbr gene encoding rubrerythrin: MELKGSKTEKNLMLSFAGESQAHMRYLYAASQAKKEGYVQIQQVFEETAHNEKEHAKRFYKFLRDALEPETPVNVNGDYPVTFADTKANLLGAANGEHEECSDMYPGFADVAEEEGFDEIARVWRHIAKAESAHEDRFRKLLANLEEGKVFERDEEVYWKCLNCGYIYKGKKAPKLCPACAHPQEFFELFVENY, from the coding sequence ATGGAATTGAAAGGTTCAAAAACCGAAAAGAATCTGATGTTGTCCTTTGCCGGCGAGAGCCAGGCACATATGCGCTACCTCTACGCCGCTTCACAGGCGAAAAAAGAGGGTTATGTGCAGATTCAGCAGGTCTTTGAAGAGACCGCACATAATGAGAAAGAGCATGCCAAGCGCTTTTATAAATTTCTGCGCGACGCTTTAGAGCCCGAAACGCCGGTCAACGTCAATGGCGACTATCCGGTGACGTTTGCGGATACGAAGGCGAATTTGCTGGGCGCAGCGAATGGCGAACATGAAGAGTGCTCCGATATGTATCCCGGTTTCGCCGATGTGGCGGAAGAAGAGGGCTTTGACGAGATTGCCCGCGTATGGCGCCACATTGCCAAAGCGGAGTCCGCACACGAGGATCGCTTCCGCAAATTGCTTGCCAACCTGGAAGAAGGCAAGGTCTTCGAGCGCGATGAGGAAGTCTACTGGAAGTGCCTGAACTGCGGATACATCTACAAGGGCAAGAAAGCACCGAAGCTGTGCCCGGCCTGTGCACATCCGCAGGAATTCTTCGAGCTGTTTGTAGAAAACTATTGA
- a CDS encoding hemolysin family protein, with protein sequence MDAAQIAQASESGGRLFTQLILTVFLILINAFFAASEMAMVSLDATKLRESAEDGDGRAKKILRLLEDPSRFLSTIQVCITLAGFFNSASAATGISILLGNRFEALGLPSAQVIATIVITILLSFITIVFGELVPKRMALQNAPKFAYGAIGVLTVAARILRPVVSLLTTVTNGLLKLMGISIDEVEERVTLSDIKSLVQVGQSQGLINTVEGEMINSIITFDDKYAEEIMTPRTEVFTIDADDDYTEYIEEMLTLRYSRIPVYEDDVDNIIGVLYIKDYLLASYQNGFANVDLRKILRPAYFVPERKNINELFNELQDENRHMAILIDEYGGFSGVVTMEDLIEEIVGDIDDEYDHDIPEIQKIDDRTFAALGTLSIKELNFNTGSEIDEESEDYDTLGGLVLFLLGRIPNDGERPFLEYGGLRLHIGKVENKRIQEVFIECCEAPDVEKRAG encoded by the coding sequence ATGGACGCAGCGCAAATAGCGCAAGCAAGCGAATCCGGGGGTCGATTATTTACCCAGTTGATCCTTACGGTTTTTTTGATTTTAATCAATGCATTTTTTGCGGCATCGGAGATGGCAATGGTGTCGCTGGACGCGACGAAACTTCGGGAAAGCGCCGAAGATGGGGACGGAAGGGCAAAGAAAATTCTGCGCCTCTTGGAAGATCCCTCGCGTTTTCTCTCTACAATTCAGGTATGTATTACATTGGCAGGCTTTTTTAACTCGGCTTCCGCGGCGACGGGCATTTCCATTTTGTTGGGGAATCGCTTTGAAGCGCTCGGTTTGCCCAGTGCCCAGGTGATTGCAACCATAGTCATCACCATTTTGCTTTCCTTTATTACGATTGTATTTGGCGAATTGGTACCGAAGCGCATGGCACTACAAAATGCTCCAAAATTTGCGTATGGTGCCATCGGCGTGCTTACTGTGGCAGCGCGCATCTTGCGCCCGGTTGTCAGCTTACTCACTACGGTAACGAATGGCCTGCTCAAACTGATGGGAATCAGCATTGACGAGGTAGAAGAGCGTGTAACGCTCAGCGATATCAAATCACTGGTGCAAGTCGGACAAAGTCAAGGGCTGATCAATACGGTGGAAGGCGAGATGATCAACTCCATCATCACTTTCGATGATAAGTATGCAGAAGAAATCATGACGCCGCGGACGGAGGTTTTTACCATCGATGCCGATGACGACTACACGGAATACATAGAAGAGATGTTGACGCTGCGCTACTCGCGCATTCCGGTCTATGAAGACGATGTCGATAATATCATCGGCGTGTTGTACATCAAGGACTATCTGCTCGCCAGTTATCAAAACGGCTTTGCCAACGTCGATCTGCGAAAGATTCTTCGCCCCGCCTACTTTGTGCCAGAGCGGAAAAATATCAATGAGTTATTTAACGAATTACAGGACGAAAATCGCCACATGGCGATTTTGATTGACGAGTACGGCGGATTTTCGGGCGTCGTCACGATGGAGGATTTGATCGAGGAGATTGTCGGCGATATTGACGACGAGTACGATCATGATATTCCGGAAATTCAAAAGATCGATGATCGCACATTCGCCGCGTTGGGGACATTGTCGATTAAAGAATTGAATTTTAATACCGGTTCGGAAATTGATGAAGAAAGTGAAGATTACGATACATTGGGCGGTTTGGTGCTTTTCCTGCTCGGACGCATTCCCAATGATGGCGAGCGTCCCTTCCTTGAATACGGCGGCCTGCGGTTGCACATCGGCAAAGTGGAAAACAAGCGCATTCAAGAAGTATTTATTGAATGCTGCGAAGCGCCCGATGTGGAAAAACGCGCTGGCTAA
- a CDS encoding hydrogenase maturation nickel metallochaperone HypA: MHELGIVLHFIDRIEKAAEENNAQKVLEVTLEVGEVSTIVPSYFKDCYNWAIKKTKYMQECTLNLLVLQALSYCKSCAKTYPTTKYGKTCPHCGSADTYLVCGGDVTIKDMKIV; this comes from the coding sequence ATGCATGAGTTGGGGATTGTCCTGCACTTTATCGATCGCATCGAGAAAGCAGCGGAAGAAAATAACGCGCAGAAAGTCTTGGAGGTAACGCTCGAAGTTGGGGAAGTTTCAACCATCGTTCCTTCCTATTTCAAAGATTGCTATAATTGGGCGATTAAAAAAACCAAGTATATGCAGGAGTGTACGCTGAATCTACTCGTGTTACAGGCGCTTTCCTACTGCAAGTCCTGCGCCAAGACCTATCCGACGACAAAATATGGAAAGACGTGTCCGCACTGTGGCAGCGCGGACACGTACTTGGTCTGCGGCGGAGATGTTACGATTAAAGATATGAAGATTGTATAA